The following proteins are co-located in the Triticum aestivum cultivar Chinese Spring chromosome 1A, IWGSC CS RefSeq v2.1, whole genome shotgun sequence genome:
- the LOC123189248 gene encoding probable serine/threonine-protein kinase PBL25 produces MCKESSGLYRAERLEISWWARGGGSVERHMHWGIRAVKCFSCFRPEKKTSPRRTASGEVATSPVANAAVSTRSGAPLMESEGLKHGQSSSEIRANGEPAERSSMAKNARAFTYRELATATKNFRSDYLLGEGGFGRVYKGQLENGQIVAVKQLDLNGFQGNREFLVEVLMLSLLHHPTLVSLVGYCADGDQRLLVYEYMALGSLADHLLDITTDQTPLSWHIRMKIAHGTAKGLEYLHEKANPPVIYRDLKSPNILLDEEYNPKLSDFGLAKLGPVGEKTHVSTRVMGTYGYCAPEYIKTGQLTIKTDVYSFGIFLLELITGRKAVDSTKPASDQILVNWAMPIIRDRRRYHELVDPLLRGEYPEKDLSQAVAVAAMCLHEEDSVRPYMSDAVVALGFLAEVPASCEEKPSIAPQKKQAEDPPLSDGTQQDKSTFDRQRVVAQAIEWGAMRQKQKAQTQGKTTDSQCITDPTEANRV; encoded by the exons ATGTGCAAGGAGTCTTCTGGATTGTACAGAGCAGAGAGGTTGGAGATCTCGTGGTGGGCACGAGGAGGAGGTTCGGTTGAGAGGCACATGCATTGGGGAATTCGGGCCGTGAAATGCTTTTCATGCTTCAGGCCTGAGAAGAAGACGTCGCCGAGGAGGACGGCATCGGGGGAGGTCGCCACCTCCCCCGTCGCAAATGCCGCCGTCTCGACGCGATCTGGAGCACCCCTCATGGAATCTG AGGGTCTGAAACATGGGCAATCATCATCCGAAATAAGAGCAAACGGTGAACCTGCCGAAAGGTCTAGCATGGCCAAAAATGCAAGAGCATTCACATACCGTGAGTTAGCGACAGCCACCAAGAACTTCCGCTCCGACTACCTTCTGGGAGAGGGGGGCTTTGGCAGGGTCTACAAGGGACAGCTTGAAAATGGCCAG ATTGTAGCTGTCAAACAACTAGACCTGAACGGATTTCAAGGCAACCGCGAGTTCCTGGTTGAAGTCTTGATGCTCAGCCTCTTACACCATCCAACCCTGGTCAGCTTGGTAGGCTATTGCGCAGACGGAGATCAACGGCTACTGGTGTACGAGTACATGGCCCTAGGTTCACTTGCAGACCACCTGCTTG ATATCACTACTGATCAAACACCACTAAGTTGGCATATAAGGATGAAGATAGCCCACGGAACCGCTAAGGGTCTCGAATACCTCCATGAGAAGGCTAACCCGCCGGTCATCTACCGGGATCTCAAGTCCCCCAACATCCTTCTTGACGAGGAATACAACCCTAAACTCTCAGACTTCGGGCTCGCAAAGCTTGGGCCTGTTGGGGAAAAGACACACGTCTCAACTCGAGTGATGGGCACATATGGGTACTGTGCtccagaatatataaaaacagGCCAGCTAACTATCAAGACTGATGTGTACAGTTTTGGGATATTCCTACTTGAGTTGATCACAGGAAGAAAAGCTGTCGATTCAACTAAACCAGCAAGTGATCAAATCTTGGTTAACTGG GCAATGCCCATTATCAGAGATAGGAGGAGGTACCATGAGTTAGTAGACCCTCTTCTTAGAGGTGAATACCCAGAAAAAGACTTGAGCCAGGCTGTGGCTGTGGCGGCAATGTGCCTACATGAGGAAGACTCTGTGCGGCCATACATGAGTGACGCTGTTGTCGCATTGGGATTCCTTGCAGAAGTTCCTGCTAGCTGTGAAGAGAAACCTAGTATCGCGCCCCAAAAGAAGCAGGCTGAAGATCCCCCATTATCTGATGGAACTCAGCAAGATAAGAGCACATTCGATCGTCAAAGAGTTGTTGCTCAGGCCATCGAGTGGGGCGCCATGAGGCAAAAACAGAAAGCTCAAACTCAAGGAAAGACAACTGATTCTCAGTGCATTACAGATCCTACTGAAGCCAACAGGGTGTAA
- the LOC123189255 gene encoding isovaleryl-CoA dehydrogenase, mitochondrial produces the protein MQRRLPALLRRAAGAGPARRWLSASSSLLFDDTQEQFKESVHRFAQEHIAPHAAAIDASNHFPKEKNLWKLMGDFNLHGLTSPEEYGGLGLGYMYHCIAMEEISRASGSVGLSYGAHSNLCINQLVRHGSPAQKEKYLPKLISGEHIGALAMSEPNSGSDVVSMKCKAEKVDGGYVINGNKMWCTNGPSAQTLVVYAKTDITAGSKGITAFIIEKGMPGFSTAQKLDKLGMRGSDTCELVFENCFVPQENVLGEEGKGVYVMMSGLDLERLVLAGGPIGLMQACLDVVLPYVRQREQFGRPIGEFQFLQGKMADMYTSLQSSRSFVYSVARDCDNGKVDRKDCAGVILFAAERATQVALEAIQCLGGNGYINEYPTGRLLRDAKLFEIGAGTSEIRRMIIGRELFKED, from the exons ATGCAGCGCCGGCTCCCGGCGCTCCTCCGCCGCGCGGCGGGCGCGGGGCCCGCGCGCCGGTGGCTCTCCGCCTCGTCCTCCCTCCTCTTCGACGACACCCAGGAGCAG TTCAAGGAGAGCGTGCACCGGTTCGCGCAGGAGCACAtcgcgccgcacgccgccgccatcgacgcctCCAACCACTTCCCCAAG GAGAAGAATCTGTGGAAGCTCATGGGGGACTTCAACCTGCACGGCCTCACCTCGCCAG AGGAGTACGGAGGGCTCGGGCTCGGTTACATGTACCACTGCATCGCCATGGAGGAGATCAGCAGGGCGTCCGGGTCGGTCGGCCTTTCCTACGGTGCACACTCAAATCTCTGCATCAACCAGCTG GTCCGTCATGGCAGCCCTGCCCAAAAGGAAAAGTATTTGCCGAAG CTTATCAGTGGGGAGCATATTGGGGCATTGGCGATGAGTGAACCAAACT CTGGCTCTGATGTTGTCAGTATGAAGTGCAAAGCTGAGAAAGTAGATGGCGGCTATGTCATTAACGGGAACAAGATGTGGTGCACAAATGGTCCGTCTGCTCAGACATTG GTTGTTTACGCGAAAACAGATATAACTGCTGGATCGAAAGGAATAACTGCATTCATAATTGAGAAGGGAATGCCCGG GTTCAGTACTGCCCAGAAGTTGGACAAACTTGGCATGCGAGGAAGTGACAC ATGTGAGCTTGTCTTTGAGAACTGCTTTGTGCCTCAAGAGAATGTTCTTGGTGAAGAAGGGAAAG GTGTTTATGTCATGATGTCTGGTCTTGATCTGGAAAGACTTGTATTAGCTGGGGGCCCTATTGGGCTCATGCAGGCATGCCTTGATGTTGTTCTTCCTTATGTTCGACAAAGGGAGCAATTTGGCCGTCCGATTGGTGAATTTCAGTTCTTACAG GGGAAAATGGCAGATATGTACACCTCCTTGCAATCATCAAG ATCATTTGTATACTCAGTTGCCAGGGACTGTGATAATGGCAAAGTTGACCGTAAG GATTGTGCAGGAGTGATCCTCTTTGCTGCTGAAAGGGCAACACAAGTTGCACTTGAG GCAATCCAGTGTCTTGGTGGCAATGGATACATAAATGAGTACCCAACTGGCCGTCTCCTGAGAGATGCAAAACTGTTTGAGATTGGAGCTGGCACTAGTGAGATCAGAAGAATGATAATTGGTCGTGAACTGTTCAAAGAGGACTGA